Proteins from a genomic interval of Diaminobutyricimonas aerilata:
- the efeU gene encoding iron uptake transporter permease EfeU: MIANYLIGLREGLEAALVVGILVAYIVKLDRRDVLPRIWLGVGLAVLLSLALGAVLTFGAYGLSFEAQELIGGTLSIVAAGFVTWMVFWMLRAARDLSSHLRHDVDTHIAGAGWGLVLVAFLAVAREGIETALFLWAAARVTGSSALPLVGSLLGIATAIALAWIIQRGILRINLSPFFTWTGALLVIVAAGVLSYGVHDLQEAGVLPGLTSYVFDVSAIVPPDSWHGTLLKGIFNFSPATTWLEAAVWVAYAVPVLTLFVRASLRGRRPARPASAPAQLEGVR, encoded by the coding sequence ATGATCGCCAACTACCTCATCGGCCTGCGCGAAGGGCTCGAGGCCGCACTCGTCGTCGGCATCCTGGTCGCGTACATCGTGAAGCTCGACCGCCGCGACGTGCTGCCCCGCATCTGGCTCGGGGTCGGACTCGCGGTCCTGCTCTCCCTCGCCCTCGGGGCCGTGCTCACCTTCGGCGCCTACGGGCTCTCGTTCGAGGCGCAGGAGCTCATCGGCGGAACGCTGTCGATCGTCGCGGCGGGCTTCGTCACCTGGATGGTGTTCTGGATGCTGCGGGCCGCCCGCGACCTGAGCAGTCACCTGCGCCACGACGTCGACACCCACATCGCCGGAGCGGGGTGGGGTCTCGTGCTCGTCGCGTTCCTCGCGGTGGCCCGCGAGGGCATCGAGACGGCGCTGTTCCTGTGGGCGGCCGCCCGGGTGACCGGTTCGAGCGCCCTGCCGCTGGTCGGCTCGCTGCTCGGCATCGCGACGGCGATCGCCCTCGCCTGGATCATCCAGCGCGGCATCCTCCGCATCAACCTGTCGCCGTTCTTCACCTGGACCGGTGCGCTGCTCGTGATCGTGGCCGCCGGCGTGCTCTCCTACGGGGTGCACGACCTGCAGGAGGCGGGGGTGCTGCCCGGTCTCACCTCGTACGTGTTCGACGTGAGCGCGATCGTTCCTCCGGACAGCTGGCACGGCACCCTGCTCAAGGGCATCTTCAACTTCTCCCCCGCGACCACCTGGCTGGAGGCGGCCGTGTGGGTCGCCTACGCCGTCCCGGTGCTCACCCTCTTCGTCCGCGCGTCGCTGCGCGGACGCCGACCCGCCCGACCGGCGTCCGCGCCGGCCCAGCTCGAAGGAGTCCGATGA
- a CDS encoding PIG-L deacetylase family protein, with product MSNRAQRALIVVADPADAIVLAAGVIATLTSAGGHVTVVSCLETQDGADVSRALADLGVHDHRVLGHADARRTGLAPRRYVATAVNETPFGREPAPGADHDALCRADAGEVAADVATVVLDVRPDVVLGYDEWGGDRHPDRIRVYEAARRAAEVMGVPYYAADGADAGRTATLRLDPDRHAAERKAAALAALGRTSTGAIERFTRLRRHPAPERTRLPSLLAGALIAFLAGAGVGALGTISHQFSPPWGIALALLAVAGLVVGLRVVFGTRTMSFAATVGVLGAAALFTLPGGGGSVLVPGNELGYVWTFGPVLIALLALGWPRIPQRPTP from the coding sequence ATGTCGAATCGCGCGCAGCGGGCGCTCATCGTCGTCGCCGACCCCGCCGACGCGATCGTCCTCGCGGCGGGAGTGATCGCGACGCTGACCTCCGCGGGTGGACACGTCACCGTCGTGAGTTGCCTCGAGACGCAGGACGGAGCGGACGTGTCGCGCGCGCTCGCCGATCTCGGCGTGCATGACCATCGTGTACTCGGTCACGCCGACGCGCGCCGCACCGGTCTCGCGCCGCGCCGCTACGTCGCGACGGCGGTGAACGAGACCCCGTTCGGGCGTGAGCCGGCGCCCGGAGCCGACCACGATGCGCTCTGCCGCGCGGACGCCGGCGAGGTCGCCGCCGATGTCGCCACGGTCGTGCTCGACGTGAGACCGGATGTCGTGCTCGGCTACGACGAGTGGGGCGGCGATCGCCATCCCGACCGCATCCGCGTCTACGAGGCGGCACGACGCGCGGCCGAGGTGATGGGCGTGCCGTACTACGCCGCCGACGGCGCCGACGCGGGGCGCACCGCGACACTCCGGCTCGACCCGGATCGGCACGCGGCGGAGCGCAAGGCCGCCGCGCTCGCCGCGCTCGGACGGACGTCCACGGGCGCGATCGAGCGTTTCACCCGACTGCGGCGGCACCCGGCACCGGAACGCACCCGCCTTCCCAGCCTGCTCGCGGGCGCGCTCATCGCATTCCTCGCCGGCGCCGGGGTCGGCGCTCTCGGCACCATCAGCCACCAGTTCTCGCCGCCGTGGGGCATCGCGCTCGCCCTGCTCGCCGTCGCGGGACTGGTCGTGGGACTTCGGGTCGTGTTCGGCACCCGCACGATGTCGTTCGCCGCGACCGTCGGGGTGCTGGGCGCCGCCGCCTTGTTCACACTGCCCGGCGGGGGCGGATCGGTGCTGGTGCCCGGCAACGAACTCGGATACGTCTGGACCTTCGGTCCGGTGCTGATCGCCCTCTTAGCACTCGGCTGGCCGAGGATTCCGCAGCGACCGACACCGTAG
- the fdxA gene encoding ferredoxin, with protein MTYVIALPCVDLKDRACIDECPVDCIYEGDRMLYIHPDECVDCGACEPVCPVEAIYYEDDLPEQWSDYYKANVEFFEDIGSPGGAAKVGVIHKDHELVAALPPQASGE; from the coding sequence GTGACCTACGTCATCGCGCTTCCCTGTGTCGATCTGAAAGACCGCGCCTGCATCGACGAGTGCCCCGTCGACTGCATCTACGAGGGCGACCGGATGCTGTACATCCACCCCGACGAATGCGTCGACTGCGGTGCGTGCGAACCGGTGTGCCCGGTCGAGGCGATCTACTACGAAGACGACCTGCCCGAGCAGTGGTCGGACTACTACAAGGCCAACGTCGAGTTCTTCGAGGACATCGGATCGCCGGGCGGCGCCGCCAAGGTCGGAGTCATCCACAAGGACCACGAGCTCGTCGCGGCGCTCCCGCCGCAGGCGAGCGGGGAGTGA